One Portunus trituberculatus isolate SZX2019 chromosome 43, ASM1759143v1, whole genome shotgun sequence DNA segment encodes these proteins:
- the LOC123518212 gene encoding succinate-semialdehyde dehydrogenase, mitochondrial-like isoform X1 has protein sequence MTAPSLFGTVLRLHKSRVLTAALRGHGLRFASFVHQEGYIGGQWVPAASGKLFPVTNPANGEVVGSVADMGEEETQAAIDAAHTAFQTWHKTTAKERSGLLRQWYNLVEEHKEDLARLMVLESGKPLVEARGEISYGSAFLEWYSEEARRIYGEVVQSPVTSKEMVFIRRPIGVASMITPWNFPNAMITRKAGAALAAGCTCVVKPAEDTPFSALALAELAEKAGIPPGVVNVVTASRGNTPAVGNLMCSSPKVAGVFFTGSTGVGKLLYNQCAQGVKRIGLELGGNAPFIVFNSASVKDAVAGLMVAKFRNAGQTCISANRVLVQEGVHDQFLAALKEAVEQQTVVGDGMKDGVTVGPLINAAQLKRVEKIVQETVACGAQVVMGGSVHSAGECFFQPTILTGVTEDMRAFKEEIFGPVIPIKKFETEEEALKTANATQHGLASYFYSQDVSQVWRVARSLEAGMTGINEGLISAAEVAFGGIKESGIGREGSKHGIDDYTYIKYLCFGGIN, from the exons ATGACAGCGCCTTCTTTGTTCGGGACCGTGCTGCGCCTTCACAAAAGCAGG GTCCTGACAGCAGCACTTCGGGGCCATGGGCTGCGTTTTGCCTCCTTTGTCCACCAGGAAGGCTACATAGGCGGTCAGTGGGTACCTGCTGCAAGTGGCAAATTATTCCCTGTCACTAACCCAGCCAATGGTGAA GTGGTGGGCAGTGTggctgacatgggagaggaggagacacagGCTGCCATAGATGCTGCCCACACTGCCTTCCAGACATGGCACAAGACAACAGCCAAG GAGAGGTCAGGTCTGCTGCGTCAATGGTACAACTTGGTAGAGGAACACAAGGAAGATCTGGCACGTCTCATGGTCTTGGAGTCTGGCAAACCCCTGGTCGAGGCACGTGGGGAGATAAGTTATGGCAGTGCCTTCCTGGAGTGGTATTCTGAAGAAGCCAGGAGAATATAT ggtgaGGTGGTGCAGAGTCCTGTCACCAGCAAGGAGATGGTCTTCATCCGTCGTCCCATTGGTGTGGCCTCAATGATCACTCCA TGGAACTTTCCTAATGCCATGATCACACGTAAGGCGGGAGCAGCTTTGGCCGCCGGCTGCACCTGTGTCGTCAAACCTGCCGAGGACACTCCTTTCTCTGCTTTGGCTCTTGCTGAACTTGCTGAGAAAGCTGGAATCCCTCCAG gtgtggtgaatgtggtgacAGCTTCCCGTGGCAACACTCCTGCTGTAGGCAATCTGATGTGCTCCAGTCCTAAAGTGGCTGGTGTCTTCTTTACAG GTTCAACTGGTGTTGGGAAATTACTGTACAATCAATGTGCACAGGGAGTGAAGCGTATTGGTCTGGAGCTTGGAGGCAATGCACCATTCATTGTCTTCAATTCTGCAAGTGTTAAAGATGCAGTGGCAGGTCTCATGGTGGCTAAGTTCAGGAATGCAGGACAG ACCTGCATCAGTGCCAACAGGGTGCTGGTACAGGAAGGAGTGCATGACCAGTTCTTGGCTGCCCTGAAGGAAGCAGTggaacaacagacagtggtggGGGATGGCATGAAGGATGGAGTCACTGTGGGCCCACTCATCAATGCCGCTCAGCTGAAAAGG GTTGAGAAGATTGTGCAAGAGACCGTGGCATGTGGAGCCCAGGTGGTAATGGGTGGGTCAGTGCATTCAGCTGGGGAATGCTTTTTCCAGCCCACCATCTTGACTGGGGTGACTGAAGACATGCGTGCCTTTAAAGAAGAGATCTTTGGGCCAGTTATTCCAATTAAAAA gttcgaaacagaggaggaagcgCTGAAGACTGCCAATGCTACTCAACACGGACTGGCCAGCTATTTTTACAGCCAAGATGTTTCTCAA GTGTGGCGAGTGGCACGAAGTCTGGAAGCAGGCATGACTGGCATCAATGAAGGCCTCATTTCTGCAGCTGAAGTTGCTTTTGGTGGCATCAAGGAATCAGGCATTGGAAGAGAGGGTTCCAAACATGGCATTGATGACTACACCTACATTAAGTACTTGTGTTTTGGAGGTATCAACTAG
- the LOC123518212 gene encoding succinate-semialdehyde dehydrogenase, mitochondrial-like isoform X2, producing MQRFSSHTHNTQSRQVLTAALRGHGLRFASFVHQEGYIGGQWVPAASGKLFPVTNPANGEVVGSVADMGEEETQAAIDAAHTAFQTWHKTTAKERSGLLRQWYNLVEEHKEDLARLMVLESGKPLVEARGEISYGSAFLEWYSEEARRIYGEVVQSPVTSKEMVFIRRPIGVASMITPWNFPNAMITRKAGAALAAGCTCVVKPAEDTPFSALALAELAEKAGIPPGVVNVVTASRGNTPAVGNLMCSSPKVAGVFFTGSTGVGKLLYNQCAQGVKRIGLELGGNAPFIVFNSASVKDAVAGLMVAKFRNAGQTCISANRVLVQEGVHDQFLAALKEAVEQQTVVGDGMKDGVTVGPLINAAQLKRVEKIVQETVACGAQVVMGGSVHSAGECFFQPTILTGVTEDMRAFKEEIFGPVIPIKKFETEEEALKTANATQHGLASYFYSQDVSQVWRVARSLEAGMTGINEGLISAAEVAFGGIKESGIGREGSKHGIDDYTYIKYLCFGGIN from the exons GTCCTGACAGCAGCACTTCGGGGCCATGGGCTGCGTTTTGCCTCCTTTGTCCACCAGGAAGGCTACATAGGCGGTCAGTGGGTACCTGCTGCAAGTGGCAAATTATTCCCTGTCACTAACCCAGCCAATGGTGAA GTGGTGGGCAGTGTggctgacatgggagaggaggagacacagGCTGCCATAGATGCTGCCCACACTGCCTTCCAGACATGGCACAAGACAACAGCCAAG GAGAGGTCAGGTCTGCTGCGTCAATGGTACAACTTGGTAGAGGAACACAAGGAAGATCTGGCACGTCTCATGGTCTTGGAGTCTGGCAAACCCCTGGTCGAGGCACGTGGGGAGATAAGTTATGGCAGTGCCTTCCTGGAGTGGTATTCTGAAGAAGCCAGGAGAATATAT ggtgaGGTGGTGCAGAGTCCTGTCACCAGCAAGGAGATGGTCTTCATCCGTCGTCCCATTGGTGTGGCCTCAATGATCACTCCA TGGAACTTTCCTAATGCCATGATCACACGTAAGGCGGGAGCAGCTTTGGCCGCCGGCTGCACCTGTGTCGTCAAACCTGCCGAGGACACTCCTTTCTCTGCTTTGGCTCTTGCTGAACTTGCTGAGAAAGCTGGAATCCCTCCAG gtgtggtgaatgtggtgacAGCTTCCCGTGGCAACACTCCTGCTGTAGGCAATCTGATGTGCTCCAGTCCTAAAGTGGCTGGTGTCTTCTTTACAG GTTCAACTGGTGTTGGGAAATTACTGTACAATCAATGTGCACAGGGAGTGAAGCGTATTGGTCTGGAGCTTGGAGGCAATGCACCATTCATTGTCTTCAATTCTGCAAGTGTTAAAGATGCAGTGGCAGGTCTCATGGTGGCTAAGTTCAGGAATGCAGGACAG ACCTGCATCAGTGCCAACAGGGTGCTGGTACAGGAAGGAGTGCATGACCAGTTCTTGGCTGCCCTGAAGGAAGCAGTggaacaacagacagtggtggGGGATGGCATGAAGGATGGAGTCACTGTGGGCCCACTCATCAATGCCGCTCAGCTGAAAAGG GTTGAGAAGATTGTGCAAGAGACCGTGGCATGTGGAGCCCAGGTGGTAATGGGTGGGTCAGTGCATTCAGCTGGGGAATGCTTTTTCCAGCCCACCATCTTGACTGGGGTGACTGAAGACATGCGTGCCTTTAAAGAAGAGATCTTTGGGCCAGTTATTCCAATTAAAAA gttcgaaacagaggaggaagcgCTGAAGACTGCCAATGCTACTCAACACGGACTGGCCAGCTATTTTTACAGCCAAGATGTTTCTCAA GTGTGGCGAGTGGCACGAAGTCTGGAAGCAGGCATGACTGGCATCAATGAAGGCCTCATTTCTGCAGCTGAAGTTGCTTTTGGTGGCATCAAGGAATCAGGCATTGGAAGAGAGGGTTCCAAACATGGCATTGATGACTACACCTACATTAAGTACTTGTGTTTTGGAGGTATCAACTAG